A single region of the Drosophila miranda strain MSH22 chromosome 2, D.miranda_PacBio2.1, whole genome shotgun sequence genome encodes:
- the LOC108155707 gene encoding protein ALP1-like isoform X4, whose translation MLSSRVRKLLLCENVQMKKLFNERKIRREIWVHEIFRNRPVLGEFHRMYEQLRTFPIKFAEYARMQVETFDYILNKIESRIQKQQTFLREPIGPKERLFVTLRYLSTGISMRALAFSFRIAESTLRKIIPETCSAVWEELNSTHMIPPDCTEYKKIAHDFYEKSRFPNCIGAIDGKHCRIKCPKNSGSDYFNYKKFFSIVLQGVADSNCKFIFIELGFKGSQSDGGIFAASRLQQAIIRNELDIPSEEVLPNSDIKAPFVFIGDEAYPLTKYLMRPYPRRSLTEPRFVFNERLSSARRCVECAFGILTEKWRLMKREIDVTPKKAIILIKAMCLLHNIIIDVENIYDYFYTFEGETSTYNSNKDLSKNNNRSKNEAKPIRESLLSFFLNKT comes from the exons ATGTTGTCGTCGCGCGTGCGTAAATTGTTGCTGTGCGAAAATGTGCAAATGAAAAAACTATTCAATGAAAGGAAAATACGCAGAGAGATTTGGGTGCACGAAATTTTTCGGAATCGCCCGGTACTTGGGGAATTTCACCGTATGTATGAGCAGCTTCGAACGTTCCCAATAAAATTTGCCGAATACGCAAGAATGCAGGTGGAGACCTTTGActatattttaaataaaattgaatCGCGAATTCAAAAGCAGCAGACATTCCTTCGAGAACCAATTGGACCCAAAGAAAGACTTTTTGTTACATTGCG ATATTTGTCGACTGGTATTTCGATGAGAGCACTTGCATTCAGCTTTCGAATAGCGGAAAGCACTTTGCGGAAAATAATTCCAGAAACATGCTCAGCGGTTTGGGAAGAATTAAATTCGACTCACATGATCCCACCAGACTGTACAGAGTACAAAAAAATCGCGCATGACTTTTACGAAAAGTCAAGATTTCCCAATTGCATTGGGGCTATTGATGGCAAACATTGCCGAATAAAATGCCCAAAAAATTCTGGCTCGGattattttaattataaaaaatTTTTCTCAATTGTTCTTCAAGGCGTTGCCGATTctaactgtaaatttatatttattgagtTGGGGTTTAAAGGTAGCCAAAGTGATGGAGGAATATTTGCTGCATCAAGATTACAGCAGGCCATCATTCGAAATGAATTGGACATTCCTTCGGAAGAAGTATTGCCAAATTCAGATATAAAAGCTCCCTTTGTTTTTATTGGAGATGAAGCATATCCGTTAACTAAATATCTAATGAGGCCCTACCCAAGACGTTCATTAACTGAACCACGATTTGTTTTTAATGAAAGACTTTCCTCTGCCCGGCGTTGTGTCGAATGCGCATTTGGCATTTTAACAGAAAAGTGGCGCTTGATGAAAAGAGAAATAGATGTCACTCCAAAAAAGGCCATTATTTTAATAAAAGCAATGTGCCTTCTACACAATATAATAATTGATGTTGAAAACATTTACgattatttttatacttttGAGGGCGAGACTTCAACTTACAACTCAAACAAAGACCTTTCCAAAAACAATAATAGGTCAAAAAATGAAGCTAAACCCATTAGGGAATCATTATTGTCATTTTTcctaaataaaacataa
- the LOC108155709 gene encoding uncharacterized protein LOC108155709 isoform X2, which translates to MADHEELDLIGMDNGAIDDGSRNNIVELIVLRWSSVRKEVRMMPVNYNDAANLGFDMHLKGSEGRRNPPQLFILNFGKLSIAATITIIDNVLGIGYAELMIDTQVLKSYRLHVLNLLQGRTLQAILHVI; encoded by the exons ATGGCTGACCATGAAGAACTGGATCTCATTGGAATGGACAATGGTGCGATCGACGACGGTTCCCGGAACAACATTGTTGAACTTATTGTATTGCGATGGAGCTCCGTTCGGAAAGAAGTGCGTATGATGCCGGTTAACTACAATGACGCAGCAAATCTTGGGTTTGATATGCATCTGAAAGGAAGCGAAG GCCGCAGAAATCCCCCTCAACTCTTCATTCTTAATTTTGGGAAACTGTCCATCGCTGCCACCATCACGATAATAGATAATGTGCTCGGGATAGGATATGCGGAACTGATGATAGACACGCAAGTGCTCAAGAGCTACCGACTCCATGTCCTCAATCTCCTCCAAGGCAGAACGTTGCAAGCGATATTGCATGTTATATGA
- the LOC108155709 gene encoding uncharacterized protein LOC108155709 isoform X1: MADHEELDLIGMDNGAIDDGSRNNIVELIVLRWSSVRKEVRMMPVNYNDAANLGFDMHLKGSEAGRRNPPQLFILNFGKLSIAATITIIDNVLGIGYAELMIDTQVLKSYRLHVLNLLQGRTLQAILHVI, translated from the exons ATGGCTGACCATGAAGAACTGGATCTCATTGGAATGGACAATGGTGCGATCGACGACGGTTCCCGGAACAACATTGTTGAACTTATTGTATTGCGATGGAGCTCCGTTCGGAAAGAAGTGCGTATGATGCCGGTTAACTACAATGACGCAGCAAATCTTGGGTTTGATATGCATCTGAAAGGAAGCGAAG CAGGCCGCAGAAATCCCCCTCAACTCTTCATTCTTAATTTTGGGAAACTGTCCATCGCTGCCACCATCACGATAATAGATAATGTGCTCGGGATAGGATATGCGGAACTGATGATAGACACGCAAGTGCTCAAGAGCTACCGACTCCATGTCCTCAATCTCCTCCAAGGCAGAACGTTGCAAGCGATATTGCATGTTATATGA